The Streptomyces sp. NBC_01275 genome has a segment encoding these proteins:
- a CDS encoding heavy-metal-associated domain-containing protein: MTAQTDTPGTVTAVYKVSGMSCGHCEGAVSGELSELPGVTSVKAVASAGEVTVVSTAALDEEAVRAAVDEAGFELVGREA, from the coding sequence ATGACCGCGCAAACCGACACTCCGGGCACCGTCACCGCCGTCTACAAGGTGAGCGGCATGAGCTGCGGCCACTGTGAGGGCGCCGTCTCCGGCGAGCTCTCCGAGCTGCCCGGCGTCACCTCGGTGAAGGCCGTCGCCTCGGCCGGCGAGGTCACGGTCGTCTCCACCGCCGCCCTCGACGAGGAGGCCGTGCGCGCGGCCGTCGACGAGGCCGGCTTCGAGCTGGTCGGCCGCGAGGCCTGA
- a CDS encoding cation-translocating P-type ATPase codes for MTSTTTDTPTPIAAPTAEVELLIGGMTCASCAARVEKKLNRLDGVTATVNYATEKAKVSYPAGIEVADLIATVVKTGYTAEEPAPPVHTPEETPEETSADPELSGLRHRLLVSAALAAPVVLLAMIPSLQFDNWQWLSLTLAAPAVVWGGGPLHKAAWTNLRHGAATMDTLVSVGTLAALGWSLWALFFGDAGMPGMRHPFELTVSRTDGASTIYLEVAAGVTAFILLGRYLEARSKRRAGAALRALMELGAKDVAVLREGREERIPVDRLAVGDRFVVRPGEKVATDGTVVAGASAVDASMLTGESAPVDVGPGDAVTGATVNAGGRLVVEATRIGADTRLARMAKLVEDAQNGKAEVQRLADRISGIFVPVVLLIAVATFGAWLGVTGDAVAAFTAAVAVLIIACPCALGLATPTALMVGTGRGAQLGILIKGPEVLESTRRVDTVVLDKTGTVTTGRMTLQEVYVGKGVDERELLRLAGALEHASEHPVARAVAAGAEERVGELPAVEHFENVPGRGVRGRVTGLEVAVGRLFETLPEELARAKDEAERGGRTAVVVGWDGVARGVLAVADAVKETSAEAVRELRALGLTPVLLTGDNRAVAEAVAAAVGIDRVIAEVLPEDKVDVVRQLQGEGRVVAMIGDGVNDAAALATADLGLAMGTGTDAAIEASDLTLVRGDLRVAVDAIRLSRRTLATIKGNLVWAFGYNVAALPLAAAGLLNPMIAGAAMAFSSVFVVTNSLRLRAFK; via the coding sequence ATGACCAGCACCACCACGGACACGCCCACGCCGATAGCCGCGCCGACCGCCGAGGTCGAGCTGCTGATCGGCGGGATGACCTGCGCCTCCTGCGCGGCCCGCGTGGAGAAGAAGCTCAACCGGCTGGACGGCGTCACCGCCACGGTCAACTACGCGACCGAGAAGGCGAAGGTCAGCTACCCGGCCGGGATCGAGGTCGCCGATCTGATCGCGACCGTGGTGAAGACCGGGTACACGGCCGAGGAGCCCGCGCCCCCGGTGCACACGCCCGAGGAGACCCCCGAGGAGACCTCCGCCGACCCCGAGCTGTCGGGGCTGCGGCACCGCCTCCTCGTCTCCGCCGCTCTCGCCGCACCCGTCGTACTCCTGGCGATGATCCCGTCCCTGCAGTTCGACAACTGGCAGTGGCTGTCGCTGACGCTCGCCGCGCCCGCCGTCGTCTGGGGCGGCGGGCCGCTGCACAAGGCCGCCTGGACGAACCTGCGGCACGGTGCGGCCACCATGGACACGCTCGTCTCCGTCGGCACGCTGGCCGCGCTCGGCTGGTCGCTGTGGGCGCTCTTCTTCGGCGACGCGGGCATGCCCGGCATGCGGCACCCCTTCGAGCTCACGGTCTCCCGTACGGACGGCGCCTCGACGATCTATCTGGAGGTCGCCGCCGGCGTCACCGCCTTCATCCTGCTCGGCCGCTATCTGGAGGCCCGCTCCAAGCGACGCGCGGGAGCCGCGCTCAGGGCGCTGATGGAGCTGGGCGCGAAGGACGTGGCCGTGCTGCGGGAGGGGCGCGAGGAGCGGATCCCCGTGGACCGGCTGGCGGTCGGGGACCGGTTCGTCGTACGGCCCGGGGAGAAGGTCGCCACGGACGGGACGGTCGTGGCGGGGGCGTCCGCCGTGGACGCCTCGATGCTGACCGGGGAGTCGGCGCCGGTGGACGTCGGCCCCGGCGACGCCGTCACCGGCGCGACCGTGAACGCCGGCGGGCGGCTCGTCGTCGAGGCCACCCGGATCGGCGCCGACACCCGGCTCGCGCGCATGGCGAAGCTGGTCGAGGACGCGCAGAACGGCAAGGCCGAGGTGCAGCGGCTGGCCGACCGGATCTCCGGGATCTTCGTGCCCGTGGTGCTGCTGATCGCCGTAGCCACCTTCGGCGCCTGGCTGGGCGTCACCGGGGACGCCGTCGCCGCGTTCACCGCGGCCGTGGCGGTGCTGATCATCGCCTGCCCGTGCGCCCTCGGCCTCGCCACGCCCACCGCGCTCATGGTCGGCACGGGCCGCGGCGCGCAGCTCGGCATCCTCATCAAGGGCCCCGAGGTCCTGGAGTCCACCCGCCGCGTCGACACGGTCGTCCTCGACAAGACCGGCACGGTCACCACGGGCCGCATGACCCTCCAGGAGGTGTACGTCGGGAAGGGCGTCGACGAGCGGGAGCTGCTGCGGCTCGCGGGCGCCCTGGAACACGCCTCCGAGCACCCGGTCGCCCGGGCGGTCGCCGCGGGCGCCGAGGAGCGGGTCGGGGAGCTGCCGGCGGTCGAGCACTTCGAGAACGTGCCCGGGCGGGGCGTACGCGGACGCGTGACGGGGCTGGAGGTGGCCGTCGGGCGGCTGTTCGAGACCCTTCCCGAGGAACTGGCCCGCGCCAAGGACGAGGCCGAGCGGGGCGGTCGTACGGCTGTCGTCGTGGGGTGGGACGGCGTGGCGCGCGGGGTGCTGGCGGTCGCCGACGCGGTCAAGGAGACCAGCGCCGAGGCGGTGCGCGAGCTGCGGGCTCTGGGGCTCACGCCGGTGCTGCTGACCGGCGACAACCGGGCGGTCGCGGAGGCGGTCGCGGCCGCCGTGGGGATCGACCGGGTGATCGCCGAGGTGCTGCCCGAGGACAAGGTCGACGTCGTACGGCAGTTGCAGGGCGAGGGACGGGTCGTCGCCATGATCGGCGACGGCGTCAACGACGCGGCGGCGCTCGCGACGGCGGACCTGGGGCTCGCTATGGGGACGGGCACGGACGCGGCGATCGAGGCGAGCGATCTGACGCTGGTGCGCGGGGATCTGCGGGTGGCCGTGGACGCCATCCGGCTGTCCCGGCGGACCCTGGCGACGATCAAGGGCAATCTCGTGTGGGCCTTCGGATACAACGTGGCGGCGCTGCCGCTGGCCGCGGCGGGGCTGCTGAACCCGATGATCGCGGGAGCGGCGATGGCCTTCTCGTCGGTGTTCGTCGTGACCAACAGCCTGCGGCTGCGCGCATTCAAGTAA
- a CDS encoding citrate synthase, which yields MSDNSVVLRFGDGEYTYPVIDSTVGDKGFDIGKLRAQTGLVTLDSGYGNTAAYKSAITYLDGEQGILRYRGYPIEQLAERSTFLEVAYLLINGELPTVDELTVFKNDITQHTLLHEDVKNFYKGFPRDAHPMAMLSSVVSALSTFYQDSHNPFDEKQRNLSTIRLLAKLPTIAAYAYKKSIGHPFVYPRNDLGYVENFLRMTFSVPAQEYDLDPVVVSALDKLLILHADHEQNCSTSTVRLVGSSQANMFASISAGINALWGPLHGGANQSVLEMLEGIQAGGGDVDSFIRKVKNKEDGVRLMGFGHRVYKSFDPRAKIIKAAAHDVLSALGKSDELLDIALKLEEHALSDDYFVSRNLYPNVDFYTGLIYRAMGFPTEMFTVLFALGRLPGWIAQWHEMIKEPGSRIGRPRQIYTGVVERDFIPVEER from the coding sequence GTGAGCGACAACTCTGTAGTACTGCGGTTCGGCGACGGCGAGTACACCTACCCGGTGATCGACAGCACCGTCGGCGACAAGGGCTTCGACATCGGGAAGCTGCGCGCCCAGACCGGTCTGGTGACCCTGGACAGCGGGTACGGCAACACCGCCGCCTATAAATCCGCCATCACCTACCTCGACGGTGAGCAGGGCATCCTCCGGTACCGCGGCTATCCGATCGAGCAGCTGGCCGAGCGGTCGACCTTCCTCGAGGTCGCCTACCTGCTGATCAACGGCGAGCTGCCGACCGTCGACGAGCTCACCGTGTTCAAGAACGACATCACGCAGCACACCCTGCTGCACGAGGACGTCAAGAACTTCTACAAGGGCTTCCCGCGCGACGCCCACCCGATGGCCATGCTGTCCTCGGTGGTCTCCGCGCTGTCCACGTTCTACCAGGACAGCCACAACCCGTTCGACGAGAAGCAGCGCAACCTCTCCACGATCCGGCTGCTCGCCAAGCTTCCGACGATCGCGGCGTACGCCTACAAGAAGTCGATCGGTCACCCGTTCGTCTACCCGCGCAACGACCTCGGCTACGTCGAGAACTTCCTGCGCATGACGTTCTCGGTCCCGGCGCAGGAGTACGACCTGGACCCGGTCGTCGTCTCCGCGCTCGACAAGCTGCTGATCCTGCACGCGGACCACGAGCAGAACTGTTCGACGTCCACGGTCCGCCTCGTCGGCTCGTCCCAGGCGAACATGTTCGCGTCGATCTCGGCCGGCATCAACGCCCTGTGGGGCCCGCTGCACGGCGGCGCCAACCAGTCCGTGCTGGAGATGCTCGAGGGCATCCAGGCGGGCGGCGGCGACGTCGACTCCTTCATCCGCAAGGTGAAGAACAAGGAGGACGGCGTCCGCCTGATGGGCTTCGGCCACCGGGTGTACAAGTCCTTCGACCCGCGCGCCAAGATCATCAAGGCGGCGGCGCACGACGTCCTCTCGGCCCTCGGCAAGTCCGACGAGCTGCTGGACATCGCGCTGAAGCTGGAGGAGCACGCGCTCTCCGACGACTACTTCGTCTCGCGCAACCTCTACCCGAACGTCGACTTCTACACCGGCCTGATCTACCGCGCCATGGGCTTCCCGACCGAGATGTTCACGGTCCTCTTCGCCCTCGGCCGCCTCCCGGGCTGGATCGCCCAGTGGCACGAAATGATCAAGGAGCCCGGCTCCCGCATCGGCCGCCCGCGCCAGATCTACACGGGCGTGGTCGAGCGCGACTTCATCCCGGTCGAGGAGCGCTGA
- a CDS encoding ATP-dependent RecD-like DNA helicase, whose amino-acid sequence MSQQTGAAQAAGERRLATLEGVLERITYANEENGYTVARVDTGRGGGDLLTVVGALLGAQVGESLRMEGLWGSHPQYGKQFTVENYTTVLPATVQGIRRYLGSGLVKGIGPIFADRITQHFGMDTLTIIEEEPKRLIEVPGLGPKRTKKIAEAWEEQKAIKEVMLFLQTVEVSTSIAVRIYKKYGDASISVVKNQPYRLAADVWGIGFLTADKIAQSVGIPHDSPERVKAGLQYALSQATDQGHCYLPEERLIADAVKLLQVDTGLVIECLAELAAPPQEGEDPGVVREKVPGPDGAAEPVTAVYLVPFHRAELSLSAQLSRLLRTGEDRMPGFRDVTWDKALAWLKARTGADLAPEQEAAVRLALTEKVAVLTGGPGCGKSFTVRSIVELARAKKAKVVLAAPTGRAAKRLAELTGADASTVHRLLELRPGGDAAYDRDRPLDADLVVVDEASMLDLLLANKLAKAVAPGAHLLFVGDVDQLPSVGAGEVLRDLLADDSPVPAVRLTRVFRQAQQSGVVTNAHRINAGQHPVTDGMKDFFLFVEDDTEETGRLTVDVAARRIPAKFGLDPRRDVQVLAPMHRGPAGAGALNGLLQQAITPGRPDLPEKRFGGRVFRVGDKVTQIRNNYEKGENGVFNGTVGVVTSLDPVDQRLTVLTDEDEEVPYEFDELDELAHAYAVTIHRSQGSEYPAVVIPVTTGAWMMLQRNLLYTAVTRAKKLVVLVGSRRAIGQAVRTVSAGRRCTALDFRLAGG is encoded by the coding sequence ATGTCCCAACAGACGGGGGCCGCCCAGGCGGCGGGAGAACGGCGACTGGCCACGCTGGAAGGCGTGCTGGAGCGCATCACGTACGCCAACGAGGAGAACGGCTACACGGTCGCCCGGGTCGACACCGGCCGGGGCGGCGGCGACCTCCTCACGGTCGTCGGCGCGCTGCTCGGCGCGCAGGTCGGCGAGTCGCTGCGCATGGAGGGCCTGTGGGGCTCCCACCCGCAGTACGGCAAGCAGTTCACGGTGGAGAACTACACGACCGTGCTGCCCGCCACCGTCCAGGGCATCCGCCGCTACCTCGGATCCGGCCTGGTCAAGGGCATCGGCCCGATCTTCGCCGACCGCATCACCCAGCACTTCGGCATGGACACCCTCACGATCATCGAGGAGGAGCCCAAGCGGCTCATCGAGGTGCCGGGACTGGGCCCCAAGCGCACGAAGAAGATCGCCGAGGCCTGGGAGGAACAGAAGGCGATCAAGGAGGTCATGCTCTTCCTCCAGACCGTCGAGGTGTCGACGTCCATCGCCGTGCGCATCTACAAGAAGTACGGCGACGCCTCCATCTCCGTCGTGAAGAACCAGCCCTACCGGCTGGCCGCCGACGTCTGGGGCATCGGCTTTCTCACCGCCGACAAGATCGCCCAGTCCGTCGGCATCCCGCACGACAGCCCGGAGCGCGTCAAGGCGGGCCTGCAGTACGCGCTGTCCCAGGCCACCGACCAGGGCCACTGCTATCTGCCCGAGGAGCGTCTGATCGCCGACGCGGTCAAGCTCCTCCAGGTCGACACCGGCCTTGTCATCGAGTGCCTCGCCGAACTCGCCGCGCCCCCGCAGGAGGGCGAGGACCCCGGCGTCGTACGCGAGAAGGTCCCGGGTCCCGACGGCGCCGCGGAACCGGTCACGGCCGTCTACCTGGTCCCCTTCCACCGCGCCGAACTGTCCCTCTCCGCCCAGCTGTCGCGCCTGCTGCGCACCGGCGAGGACCGGATGCCGGGCTTCCGCGACGTGACCTGGGACAAGGCGCTCGCCTGGCTCAAGGCCCGCACCGGCGCCGACCTCGCCCCCGAGCAGGAGGCCGCCGTCAGGCTCGCGTTGACCGAGAAGGTCGCCGTCCTCACCGGCGGCCCCGGCTGCGGCAAGTCCTTCACCGTGCGCTCGATCGTGGAGCTGGCCCGCGCCAAGAAGGCCAAGGTCGTGCTGGCCGCCCCCACCGGCCGCGCCGCCAAGCGGCTGGCCGAGCTCACCGGCGCCGACGCCTCCACCGTCCACCGCCTGCTGGAGCTCAGGCCCGGCGGCGACGCGGCGTACGACCGAGACCGCCCGCTCGACGCCGACCTGGTGGTCGTGGACGAGGCCTCCATGCTGGATCTGCTGCTCGCCAACAAGCTGGCGAAGGCCGTGGCGCCGGGGGCGCATCTGCTGTTCGTCGGAGACGTCGACCAACTGCCCAGTGTCGGCGCGGGCGAGGTGCTCCGCGATCTGCTCGCCGACGACAGCCCGGTCCCCGCGGTGCGTCTCACACGCGTGTTCCGCCAGGCCCAGCAGTCCGGCGTGGTCACCAACGCGCACCGGATCAACGCCGGACAGCACCCGGTCACCGACGGCATGAAGGACTTCTTCCTCTTCGTCGAGGACGACACGGAGGAGACCGGCCGCCTCACGGTGGACGTGGCCGCGCGCCGCATTCCGGCCAAGTTCGGCCTCGACCCGCGCCGGGACGTGCAGGTCCTCGCGCCGATGCACCGCGGCCCGGCCGGCGCCGGCGCCCTCAACGGGCTGCTCCAGCAGGCCATCACCCCCGGCCGCCCCGATCTCCCCGAGAAGCGGTTCGGCGGCCGGGTCTTCCGCGTCGGCGACAAGGTCACCCAGATCCGCAACAACTACGAGAAGGGGGAGAACGGTGTCTTCAACGGCACCGTGGGCGTCGTCACCTCGCTCGATCCGGTCGACCAGCGGCTCACGGTGCTGACGGACGAGGACGAGGAGGTGCCGTACGAGTTCGACGAGTTGGACGAACTGGCGCACGCGTACGCGGTGACGATCCATCGTTCACAGGGGAGTGAATATCCCGCCGTGGTGATCCCCGTCACGACGGGAGCATGGATGATGCTTCAGCGGAACCTCTTGTATACGGCCGTCACCCGCGCGAAGAAGCTGGTCGTCCTGGTCGGCTCCCGCAGGGCGATCGGCCAGGCGGTGCGCACGGTGTCGGCGGGCCGCCGCTGCACGGCCCTCGACTTCCGGCTGGCCGGCGGATGA